In the genome of Myxococcus stipitatus, one region contains:
- a CDS encoding DUF3293 domain-containing protein yields the protein MRQLDQERLLGAYRATRYVIRPHASTDGVEQVLRVGRLHPSLDAALAARGHREWAFLTAWNPGSRPRSKEENQRAQERLVSQLIAGGWGVAPAIGEAEDGSWSEQSLFVPGLPRADAERFGRAHGQVAVLVGRVGGPAELLFCQYDAAP from the coding sequence ATGAGACAGCTCGACCAGGAGCGGTTGCTGGGGGCCTACCGGGCGACGCGGTATGTCATCCGCCCTCACGCCTCCACGGACGGCGTGGAGCAGGTCTTGAGGGTGGGCAGGCTCCACCCCTCGCTCGACGCGGCGCTGGCGGCGCGCGGCCATCGCGAGTGGGCGTTCCTGACGGCGTGGAATCCTGGCTCGCGCCCTCGGAGCAAGGAAGAGAACCAGCGCGCGCAGGAGCGGCTGGTCTCCCAGCTCATCGCGGGAGGCTGGGGCGTGGCGCCCGCCATTGGCGAGGCCGAGGACGGAAGCTGGTCCGAGCAGAGCCTCTTCGTCCCGGGTCTGCCTCGCGCGGACGCGGAGCGCTTCGGCCGCGCGCACGGACAGGTCGCCGTGCTGGTGGGCCGGGTGGGCGGTCCCGCCGAGCTGCTGTTCTGCCAGTACGACGCCGCCCCGTGA
- a CDS encoding bifunctional metallophosphatase/5'-nucleotidase, which yields MSQPPRPPYRLSARPSVFLLAGAFITGAVLFAHGGCGSEPGDAGPTDAGSTVSVQVLAFNDFHGQLEPPTGGGGQILTGVEDGGPVRVNAGGVTYFARHIAQLRATQPHTVVVAAGDLIGATPMLSALFHDEPTIEAMNQIGLDLVAVGNHEFDEGSTELLRMQSGGCHPVDGCQDGDAFPGARFKYLAANVATAVDRTLFPRYDVREFEGVKVAFIGMTLEGTPELVTPTGVKGLVFKDEVETVNALVPELRRQGVETLIVVVHEGGVPAPGSLVNECKGSGADGRISGAIVNIAKDLDDAVDVIVSGHTHQAYNCVIDGKLVTSAASVGRLVTDIDLTLSKATGDVLEAKANNVIVTRDVAEDSAVKELVAKYQQRATPLANRVVGWVSQTLKTPFTQMDPAGQSTVGFVIADSQWEATRAANLGGAHVAFMNPGGVREEISRDPGNPADVGEVTYGELFTTQPFGNTLVTLTLTGAQIEQLLERQWQQSGPNLITRILQPSAGFSYAFSASAPLGSRVDPASIRLNGVTLDPAAPYRVTVNSFLASGGDGFDVLTQGKDRLGGAVDIDALEVYMKVHSSQATPLPAPALDRITQLP from the coding sequence ATGTCACAGCCCCCCCGTCCGCCGTACCGCCTGAGCGCGCGCCCCAGCGTCTTCCTCCTCGCCGGAGCCTTCATCACGGGGGCCGTCCTCTTCGCCCACGGGGGCTGCGGCAGCGAGCCCGGTGACGCGGGGCCGACCGACGCAGGCTCGACGGTGAGCGTGCAGGTGCTCGCGTTCAATGACTTTCACGGGCAGCTGGAGCCGCCCACCGGGGGCGGAGGCCAGATCCTGACGGGCGTGGAGGACGGCGGGCCCGTGCGAGTGAACGCGGGCGGCGTGACGTACTTCGCCCGGCACATCGCCCAGCTGCGCGCGACGCAGCCCCACACGGTGGTGGTGGCGGCCGGAGACCTGATTGGCGCCACGCCGATGCTCTCCGCGCTCTTCCACGACGAGCCCACCATCGAGGCGATGAACCAGATAGGCCTGGACCTGGTCGCGGTGGGCAACCACGAGTTCGACGAGGGCAGCACGGAGCTGCTGCGCATGCAGTCCGGCGGCTGCCATCCGGTGGATGGCTGCCAGGACGGCGACGCCTTCCCCGGCGCGAGGTTCAAGTACCTGGCGGCCAACGTGGCCACGGCCGTGGACCGCACGCTGTTCCCCCGCTACGACGTGCGCGAGTTCGAGGGCGTGAAGGTGGCCTTCATCGGCATGACGCTGGAGGGCACACCGGAGCTCGTCACCCCCACGGGGGTGAAGGGGCTCGTGTTCAAGGACGAGGTGGAGACGGTCAACGCGCTGGTGCCGGAGCTGCGGCGGCAAGGCGTGGAGACCCTCATCGTCGTCGTACACGAGGGCGGAGTCCCGGCTCCGGGCTCGCTGGTGAACGAGTGCAAGGGCTCGGGCGCGGACGGCCGCATCTCCGGGGCCATCGTCAACATCGCGAAGGACCTGGACGACGCGGTGGACGTCATCGTCAGCGGCCACACGCACCAGGCCTACAACTGCGTCATCGACGGCAAGCTCGTCACCAGCGCGGCCTCCGTGGGCCGGCTCGTCACCGACATCGACCTGACGTTGAGCAAGGCCACGGGCGACGTGCTGGAGGCGAAGGCGAACAACGTCATCGTCACGCGCGACGTGGCGGAGGACAGCGCGGTGAAGGAGCTGGTGGCGAAGTACCAGCAGCGCGCCACGCCGCTCGCCAACCGCGTCGTCGGCTGGGTGTCGCAGACGCTCAAGACGCCCTTCACCCAGATGGACCCCGCGGGCCAGTCCACGGTGGGCTTCGTCATCGCGGACTCGCAATGGGAGGCCACCCGGGCCGCGAACCTGGGCGGCGCCCACGTGGCCTTCATGAACCCGGGCGGCGTGCGCGAGGAGATATCCCGAGACCCCGGCAACCCCGCCGACGTGGGCGAGGTCACCTACGGCGAGCTCTTCACCACGCAGCCGTTCGGCAACACCCTCGTCACCCTGACGCTCACGGGCGCGCAAATCGAACAGCTCCTGGAGCGGCAGTGGCAGCAGTCGGGCCCCAACCTCATCACCCGAATCCTCCAGCCGTCGGCGGGCTTCTCGTATGCGTTCAGCGCCTCGGCGCCCCTGGGCAGCCGCGTCGACCCGGCCTCCATCCGGCTCAACGGCGTGACGCTGGACCCGGCCGCGCCGTACCGGGTCACCGTCAACAGCTTCCTCGCCAGCGGCGGCGACGGCTTCGACGTGCTGACCCAGGGCAAGGACCGGCTGGGAGGCGCCGTCGACATCGACGCGCTGGAGGTCTACATGAAGGTCCACAGCAGTCAGGCCACGCCGCTGCCCGCCCCCGCCCTGGACCGCATCACCCAGCTGCCGTAG
- the clpP gene encoding ATP-dependent Clp endopeptidase proteolytic subunit ClpP has product MNVPFVIETTHRGERAYDLYSRLLKDRIIMLGTPVNDDVANIIVAQLLFLESEDPDKGINLYINSPGGSVTAGLAIYDTMQYVKCPVSTICVGQAASMGALLLLAGAKGKRYALPNSRIMIHQPLGGAQGQATDIDIQAKEILRLRSYLNGLIVKHTGHSIERIEKDTERDYFMSAEDARQYGIIDEVVEKQQRLSPPTPGAK; this is encoded by the coding sequence ATGAACGTCCCCTTCGTCATCGAGACCACGCACCGCGGCGAGCGGGCGTATGACCTGTACAGCCGGCTCCTCAAGGACCGCATCATCATGCTGGGCACGCCCGTCAACGACGACGTGGCGAACATCATCGTCGCCCAGCTGCTGTTCCTCGAGTCCGAGGACCCCGACAAGGGCATCAACCTCTACATCAACTCGCCCGGTGGCTCCGTCACCGCGGGGCTGGCCATCTACGACACCATGCAGTACGTGAAGTGTCCGGTGTCCACCATCTGCGTGGGCCAGGCCGCGTCCATGGGCGCGCTGCTGCTCCTGGCCGGCGCCAAGGGCAAGCGCTACGCCCTGCCCAACAGCCGCATCATGATTCACCAGCCGCTGGGCGGCGCGCAGGGCCAGGCCACGGACATCGACATCCAGGCCAAGGAGATCCTCCGCCTGCGCAGCTACCTGAATGGCCTCATCGTGAAGCACACGGGCCACTCCATCGAGCGCATCGAGAAGGACACCGAGCGCGACTACTTCATGAGCGCCGAGGATGCCCGCCAGTACGGCATCATCGACGAGGTCGTGGAGAAGCAGCAGCGCCTCTCGCCCCCCACGCCGGGCGCGAAGTAG